A single genomic interval of Adhaeribacter pallidiroseus harbors:
- a CDS encoding MFS transporter, with translation MRLPALTQSAQMRYFTFFYLYLMQGIPSGFALTAIANYLAGKGVSSASIGTFVSIVGIPWIIQFGWGPLIDRYQYSVVGHRKQWVVLTQFAAFLASLTLLLVNDPVTQLSFLGLVFFTHSLFASVQDASVDAMAISVVPVAERGRLNACMRGGLLMGISFGAAALAYVLHQYGFKTAVLVQSGVLFIFTVITFFVKLDPNDPLLPNRKLAKKLVRSEENPQLKKVFQFLWRSITEAHSLRTFGVIALSYLCFSIFIRSFAFHLIQVLHWPDQEVSVLQGGWGSALTLIVVLSGGILADRLSPQRLQIKVMGFLAVFLIVFNLLAFLWNIRPFAVSGLLIWNIADPMFSVAAFPILMTLCKDYTAGSQFTTYMALINFCEIIGSYVSGWALLVVPAPVLGVGCGVVLFICMYVVYTLNKSATHTAKSLVPEM, from the coding sequence ATGCGCTTACCCGCTTTAACCCAAAGTGCCCAGATGCGGTACTTTACTTTTTTTTATTTATACCTGATGCAAGGCATTCCTTCGGGGTTTGCGCTTACCGCTATAGCCAATTATTTAGCGGGTAAAGGCGTTAGTTCGGCCAGTATTGGTACATTTGTGAGTATTGTGGGCATTCCCTGGATTATTCAGTTTGGGTGGGGGCCGCTCATCGACCGCTACCAATATTCGGTGGTTGGGCACCGAAAACAATGGGTGGTTTTAACGCAATTTGCGGCTTTTCTGGCTTCGTTAACTCTTTTGCTGGTAAATGATCCGGTGACACAACTGTCGTTTTTAGGGTTAGTTTTTTTTACACACAGCTTGTTTGCTTCGGTGCAGGATGCCAGCGTAGATGCCATGGCGATTTCGGTAGTGCCGGTGGCAGAGCGGGGGAGGTTAAATGCTTGTATGCGCGGCGGCTTATTAATGGGCATTTCTTTTGGAGCAGCGGCCTTGGCCTATGTACTGCATCAATATGGATTTAAAACAGCGGTGCTGGTGCAATCTGGCGTGTTGTTTATATTTACCGTAATTACTTTTTTTGTAAAGCTAGATCCAAACGATCCTTTATTGCCCAACCGGAAACTTGCTAAAAAGCTTGTACGATCAGAAGAAAACCCCCAATTAAAAAAAGTTTTCCAGTTTTTATGGCGCAGCATAACCGAGGCGCACAGTTTGCGCACCTTTGGCGTAATTGCCTTATCCTATTTATGTTTCAGTATTTTTATCCGGTCGTTTGCCTTTCACTTAATTCAGGTGTTGCACTGGCCCGACCAAGAAGTATCGGTGTTACAAGGAGGGTGGGGCAGTGCCCTAACGCTCATAGTAGTGCTAAGTGGCGGTATTCTGGCTGACCGGTTAAGCCCGCAACGTTTACAAATAAAAGTAATGGGATTTTTAGCCGTATTTCTAATAGTTTTTAACTTGCTGGCCTTTCTCTGGAATATCCGACCATTTGCGGTATCGGGCTTGTTAATCTGGAATATTGCCGATCCCATGTTTAGTGTAGCTGCTTTTCCCATTTTAATGACGCTGTGCAAGGATTACACCGCCGGTTCTCAGTTTACCACTTATATGGCGCTGATTAATTTTTGCGAAATAATAGGTTCCTATGTAAGCGGTTGGGCTTTACTTGTAGTACCAGCTCCGGTATTGGGAGTTGGCTGCGGAGTAGTACTTTTTATCTGCATGTATGTCGTATACACTTTAAATAAATCTGCTACCCACACTGCCAAATCCCTGGTTCCAGAAATGTAA
- a CDS encoding tellurite resistance TerB family protein: MEQEPTTLLKDHPIEERGAYLGALATIASADGNATAEELEFLKMMAEAAELPANIQQEITQIAQNPSQISLQRCLDTLKQSTLRFSFVTDIISFAKSDGQYSPEEQQRIQEISNYLGIDQKQFSILDQFVDKANTAKQQGEDPTSPAFLHKSGFGDMFKNVGISPQMVTGMLGILAPIVLSRMMGGRRHGGMMGGMGGGLLGGLLGGGMGGLGGGMGGFGGGGGLGSIISILGGLNGRRGYGSMGSGGLGGLLGGILGGGRRGSGW; the protein is encoded by the coding sequence ATGGAACAAGAGCCAACTACCCTGTTAAAAGATCATCCGATAGAAGAAAGAGGCGCCTACCTGGGCGCATTAGCTACCATTGCTTCTGCTGATGGCAATGCTACCGCCGAAGAACTGGAATTTTTAAAAATGATGGCCGAAGCGGCAGAACTACCGGCCAACATTCAGCAGGAAATTACCCAGATTGCCCAAAATCCGTCGCAGATTAGCTTGCAAAGATGCTTGGATACTTTAAAGCAAAGCACCTTACGATTTTCTTTTGTAACGGATATCATTAGTTTTGCTAAATCCGATGGTCAGTATTCGCCGGAAGAACAGCAACGCATTCAGGAAATCTCTAACTACTTGGGCATCGATCAGAAACAGTTTAGTATTCTGGACCAATTTGTAGATAAAGCAAACACGGCCAAACAACAAGGCGAAGACCCTACATCGCCGGCCTTTTTACATAAAAGCGGTTTTGGTGATATGTTTAAAAACGTTGGCATTTCACCGCAAATGGTTACGGGCATGCTGGGCATTTTAGCACCAATCGTTTTAAGTCGCATGATGGGTGGCCGTCGGCACGGCGGCATGATGGGCGGCATGGGCGGTGGCCTGTTAGGTGGTTTACTAGGCGGCGGAATGGGCGGACTAGGTGGTGGTATGGGTGGCTTTGGCGGTGGAGGCGGTCTGGGTTCTATTATTTCTATTCTGGGCGGCTTAAACGGTCGACGGGGCTACGGCAGCATGGGCAGCGGTGGCTTAGGTGGCTTATTGGGAGGTATCCTGGGAGGTGGTCGCCGGGGTTCCGGTTGGTAA
- a CDS encoding SDR family oxidoreductase: MAQTEKQRLKNQIALVTGASSGIGAGVAKALAADGATIVVNYSSSAEGAEKVVAEIKNAGGQAIALKADVSKEAEVLELFRQVIEQFGTLHILINNAGIQQDAPFVEMTLAQWQKVIDVNLTGQFLCAREAAKEFLRRGLQPEISKAAGKIICMSSVHEVIPWAGHVNYASSKGGIMLLMKSIAQELAPYKIRVNSIGPGAIKTPINREAWETTEAAQKLLTLIPYNRIGEPRDIGEAAAWLASDESDYVHGITLFVDGGMTLFPGFEANG, encoded by the coding sequence ATGGCCCAAACCGAAAAACAACGCTTAAAAAATCAAATTGCCTTGGTAACCGGAGCCAGTTCCGGCATTGGCGCTGGTGTAGCCAAAGCCCTGGCCGCTGATGGCGCTACTATAGTAGTGAATTACTCCAGCAGTGCCGAAGGCGCCGAAAAAGTTGTAGCCGAAATTAAAAATGCCGGTGGCCAAGCCATTGCTTTAAAAGCCGATGTTAGTAAAGAGGCAGAAGTGCTCGAATTATTCCGGCAAGTGATAGAGCAGTTCGGCACTTTGCATATTTTAATAAACAATGCCGGCATTCAGCAAGATGCGCCGTTTGTGGAAATGACTTTGGCGCAATGGCAAAAAGTAATCGATGTAAATTTAACGGGTCAGTTTTTGTGTGCCCGCGAGGCGGCCAAAGAATTTTTGCGGCGCGGCCTTCAACCAGAAATATCTAAAGCCGCCGGAAAAATAATTTGCATGAGTTCGGTGCACGAAGTTATACCTTGGGCCGGACACGTGAATTACGCTAGCTCTAAAGGAGGCATTATGTTGCTCATGAAATCCATTGCGCAGGAATTGGCGCCGTATAAAATTCGGGTTAACAGCATTGGCCCCGGAGCTATCAAAACACCGATTAACCGCGAGGCCTGGGAAACTACCGAGGCTGCCCAAAAGTTACTTACTCTAATTCCCTACAACCGCATTGGCGAACCGCGAGACATTGGCGAAGCGGCGGCCTGGCTCGCCTCCGATGAATCGGATTACGTGCACGGTATTACGCTTTTCGTAGATGGCGGCATGACTTTATTCCCTGGATTCGAGGCAAACGGATAA
- a CDS encoding isoaspartyl peptidase/L-asparaginase family protein, whose translation MKDFVIVIHGGAENKTRRDIGSDLEAAYRRGLEEALLVGWEILNSGGAAIDAVEAAVRTMENNYIFNAGKGGAYTEKYKNEFDASIMCGQTLKAGAVAGVQRVKNPINLAKTILDKSKHVLLTGEGAEEFALEHHLEFKPIEYFRTKKQLDELEKTKEEEKVKEFDTVGAVALDKNGNLAAATSTGGLVNQHNGRVGDTPIIGAGTYANNEVCAISCTGEGEGIMRAVVGHEVYALVKYLKMPIQEACQQAANVYKDKIEGDKNLIALDSQGTIGIYYETDLMFRAFKKGQQPHTVAIWED comes from the coding sequence ATGAAAGATTTTGTGATAGTGATTCACGGTGGCGCCGAGAATAAAACCCGCCGGGATATTGGTTCTGATCTGGAAGCCGCTTACCGCCGAGGCCTGGAAGAAGCATTATTGGTGGGTTGGGAAATTTTGAATAGCGGCGGAGCCGCCATTGATGCCGTAGAAGCCGCTGTTAGAACCATGGAAAACAACTATATATTTAATGCGGGAAAAGGGGGAGCGTATACCGAAAAATATAAAAATGAGTTTGATGCATCTATTATGTGCGGGCAAACTTTGAAAGCCGGAGCAGTAGCGGGCGTGCAGCGCGTTAAAAACCCGATTAATTTAGCCAAAACCATTCTGGATAAATCAAAGCACGTGCTATTAACCGGTGAGGGAGCCGAAGAATTTGCTCTGGAACATCACTTAGAATTTAAACCAATAGAATATTTCCGGACCAAAAAACAACTTGATGAATTAGAAAAAACCAAAGAAGAAGAAAAAGTAAAAGAATTTGATACCGTGGGAGCCGTAGCCCTGGATAAGAACGGCAATTTAGCAGCGGCTACTTCTACGGGTGGTTTAGTGAACCAACACAATGGGCGGGTTGGCGATACACCTATTATTGGCGCTGGCACTTACGCCAATAACGAAGTTTGTGCTATTTCCTGCACCGGCGAAGGCGAAGGCATTATGCGGGCCGTGGTGGGGCACGAAGTGTACGCTTTAGTTAAATATTTAAAAATGCCCATTCAGGAAGCCTGCCAGCAAGCGGCTAATGTTTACAAAGACAAAATAGAAGGTGATAAAAACTTAATTGCGCTGGATTCACAAGGCACTATCGGCATTTATTATGAAACCGACTTAATGTTTCGGGCTTTTAAAAAAGGACAACAGCCGCACACCGTTGCCATTTGGGAAGATTAA
- a CDS encoding outer membrane protein assembly factor BamB family protein, whose protein sequence is MKKLLLPALVLGITGCLTSRLLPDNAADTASGQNWREYLGGPDRNHYSTLKQINAANVANLKIAWEYHTRDSGQMQVNPIIVDGTLYGMTATSQPFAVDAATGQERWKLKPTAESNGLSTSRGLTYWESGEDKRILYTNGPWLYALDARTGQAIPSFGENGRTSLKAGLGETAKDKFVISNTPGTVFNDLIIMPMRLSEGADAALGHIQAFDIRTGKLTWVFRTIPQPGEFGYDTWPPDTYKNTDVGGGNNWSGMSVDRQRGILYVPTGSAAFDFYGGNRKGQNLFANCLLALDAKTGKRLWHYQLVHHDVLDRDAPAPPNLITVTHKGKKVDAVAQVTKQGYVFVFDRVTGAPLFPIEERPVPATDVAEEQTWPTQPFPTKPAPYARQSLTVAELNPHADNLEELKTTLQASRSESGPFTPLSKRGTIIFPGLDGGAEWGGAAVDPDGIMYVNSNEMAWLLALKSTAPDANLASLSSGERLYASNCTPCHGAERKGNPASGYPALIDIQKHRTTDYVTNVVSKGKGMMPAFTKFSAEEKKALVAFLFGTEKLEPGITKLKEPGLENKKGMPDVPYRISGYTKFLDKKGYPAISPPWGTLNAIDLNTGEYRWKITYGETPELAAKGIPQTGAESYGGPVVTASGLLFIAGTKDQKLRAYDKNNGKLLWETTLPAAAFATPSTYEVNGKQYLVLACGGTKLGVRKGDSYVAFALPD, encoded by the coding sequence ATGAAAAAACTTTTACTACCGGCCCTGGTGCTGGGTATTACAGGCTGCCTCACCAGCCGGCTGTTACCGGATAATGCGGCCGATACAGCTTCGGGGCAGAATTGGCGCGAGTACCTGGGCGGCCCTGATCGCAATCATTATTCTACTTTAAAGCAAATTAACGCAGCAAACGTAGCTAACTTAAAAATAGCCTGGGAATACCACACCCGGGATTCGGGCCAGATGCAAGTTAATCCGATTATTGTGGACGGTACGCTTTACGGCATGACGGCCACTTCCCAACCTTTTGCCGTGGATGCGGCCACGGGCCAAGAGCGGTGGAAACTAAAACCTACTGCTGAGTCAAACGGATTAAGTACCAGTCGCGGCCTTACTTACTGGGAAAGCGGCGAAGATAAACGCATTTTATATACCAATGGCCCTTGGTTATACGCCTTAGATGCCCGCACGGGGCAAGCTATTCCTAGTTTTGGTGAAAACGGCCGCACCAGTTTAAAAGCGGGATTAGGCGAAACCGCGAAAGATAAATTTGTAATCTCCAACACGCCGGGTACGGTATTTAACGATTTAATTATCATGCCCATGCGGCTTTCCGAAGGAGCCGATGCCGCTTTGGGCCATATTCAAGCGTTTGATATTCGGACGGGTAAATTAACTTGGGTTTTCCGGACCATACCGCAACCGGGTGAGTTTGGCTACGATACCTGGCCTCCCGACACTTACAAAAACACCGATGTAGGCGGCGGCAATAACTGGTCGGGCATGTCCGTGGACCGCCAACGCGGCATATTGTACGTTCCTACCGGGTCGGCTGCATTCGATTTTTACGGCGGCAACCGCAAAGGCCAAAATTTATTTGCCAACTGCTTACTGGCCCTCGACGCGAAAACCGGCAAACGGCTCTGGCATTACCAACTGGTACACCACGACGTGCTGGACCGCGATGCACCGGCACCGCCCAATTTAATTACCGTTACCCACAAAGGCAAAAAAGTAGATGCCGTAGCCCAGGTAACCAAACAAGGTTATGTTTTTGTGTTCGACCGGGTAACCGGCGCGCCCTTGTTCCCGATAGAAGAACGACCTGTACCTGCCACCGATGTAGCCGAAGAACAAACCTGGCCCACGCAACCCTTTCCGACCAAACCGGCTCCCTACGCCCGCCAATCGCTCACCGTAGCGGAGCTAAATCCGCATGCTGATAATCTGGAGGAATTAAAAACAACCCTTCAAGCTTCCCGCAGCGAGTCTGGCCCATTTACCCCGTTGAGTAAGAGAGGCACCATTATTTTTCCGGGTTTAGATGGGGGAGCCGAGTGGGGCGGTGCTGCCGTTGATCCGGATGGGATAATGTATGTAAACAGCAACGAAATGGCTTGGCTTTTGGCTTTAAAATCAACGGCTCCGGATGCCAATTTGGCTAGCCTGAGTTCTGGGGAGCGCCTGTACGCCAGCAATTGCACCCCTTGCCACGGAGCCGAACGAAAAGGAAATCCGGCGAGTGGCTATCCGGCTTTAATCGACATTCAGAAACACCGCACCACCGATTATGTAACCAACGTAGTATCTAAAGGCAAAGGCATGATGCCCGCATTTACCAAGTTCTCCGCCGAAGAAAAAAAGGCGTTAGTAGCATTTCTGTTCGGCACCGAAAAGCTGGAACCGGGCATTACTAAGTTAAAAGAACCTGGTTTAGAAAACAAAAAAGGCATGCCCGATGTACCGTACCGCATTTCGGGTTATACCAAATTTCTGGATAAGAAAGGTTACCCGGCTATTAGTCCGCCTTGGGGCACCTTAAATGCCATAGACCTGAATACCGGCGAATACCGCTGGAAAATAACTTACGGCGAAACGCCCGAACTAGCCGCCAAAGGAATCCCGCAAACCGGGGCCGAAAGCTACGGAGGTCCAGTAGTAACTGCCAGCGGCCTGCTGTTTATCGCCGGTACCAAAGATCAAAAGTTACGCGCTTACGATAAAAACAATGGCAAATTACTCTGGGAAACTACCCTGCCGGCCGCGGCTTTTGCTACCCCCAGCACCTACGAAGTAAATGGCAAACAATATTTAGTGCTGGCCTGTGGTGGTACCAAATTAGGGGTTCGCAAAGGCGATAGCTACGTAGCCTTTGCTTTACCGGATTAG
- a CDS encoding OBAP family protein, with amino-acid sequence MRRFRLFLLMVPLWLWSCGGENTSSYVKSPGQEKSTKTKVLETGAAVMQDKTPLKKLNMYLDGFHFYNGNIKGQMEAHHYCTKINEDLTQCVMYDGNGETAKIMGVEYIVSEKLFRTLPMAERELWHSHAYEVKSGELIAPGIPDVAEHELMEQIVSTYGKVIHTWHTDQDLELPMGIPQIMMGFTKDGQLDPKLLADRDARFKVKATEKQQQRADIPMPKPVPGANAWEQGKVKQLQVTSEPDVSAHAH; translated from the coding sequence ATGAGAAGATTCAGATTGTTTTTGCTAATGGTGCCTTTATGGCTATGGAGCTGCGGCGGCGAAAATACCAGTTCGTACGTAAAATCGCCGGGACAGGAAAAATCAACGAAAACGAAAGTTCTGGAAACCGGAGCTGCAGTGATGCAAGATAAAACGCCGTTAAAAAAATTAAACATGTACCTCGATGGTTTTCATTTTTACAACGGGAATATAAAAGGACAAATGGAAGCACACCATTACTGCACTAAAATTAACGAAGATTTAACCCAGTGCGTGATGTACGATGGCAACGGTGAAACCGCTAAAATCATGGGTGTAGAATACATTGTGTCGGAAAAGTTATTCCGTACTTTACCAATGGCCGAGCGGGAATTATGGCATAGTCACGCCTACGAGGTAAAATCGGGAGAACTAATTGCGCCCGGAATCCCTGACGTAGCCGAACATGAGTTAATGGAGCAAATTGTTTCCACTTACGGTAAGGTGATTCATACCTGGCATACCGACCAGGATCTGGAACTACCGATGGGTATTCCGCAAATTATGATGGGCTTTACGAAGGATGGCCAGCTAGATCCGAAATTGCTAGCCGACCGGGATGCACGATTTAAGGTAAAAGCCACCGAAAAGCAACAACAGCGCGCCGATATTCCCATGCCTAAACCAGTACCCGGAGCGAACGCTTGGGAACAAGGTAAAGTAAAGCAATTACAGGTTACTTCCGAGCCGGATGTTTCTGCTCATGCACACTAG
- a CDS encoding choice-of-anchor tandem repeat GloVer-containing protein — MMQHLPSSNGNNIFSATNQKFKKSALLSKYQQQYRLFLLVFSLNWCIGLAVQAQDVLVGLTSIGGSQNEGTAFTIKSDGSGFTVRHRFAISGQIPYGDLIKNNDGYFYGMTSRGGAYGYGTIFKMTANGTVTILHSFNNTVSGANPQGSLKKASDGNLYGMTYKGGAYNYGTIFKITPGGTLTVLRSLDYTNDGGYPYENLIQASDGNFYGLTLGGGSTGNGTIFKITLGGDYTVLRSFVSATDGANPYGSLVQGADGNLYGTTSVGGTNNQGTIFRISLSGTFTVRRHLNYTTDGAFPTGNNLIVGADGNFYGMMYQGGTFGYGTLFKMTPGGTYTVLKNLNYTADGGYPKGSLVQNTDGNFYGIMQSGGSVGYGTLFKMTPGGTYTVLKNLAYTDGGNAQGSLVRNSTDGNFYGMTSFGGATDGGTIFRLTPGGTFTRLVQFPEASKGIRPIGNLIQARDGNFYGTTLTGGLMKAVPSLSFAVVLLPG; from the coding sequence ATGATGCAACACCTACCTTCTTCCAACGGAAACAATATTTTTTCGGCAACAAACCAAAAATTTAAAAAAAGTGCCTTACTAAGCAAGTACCAACAGCAGTACCGGCTATTTCTGCTGGTATTTAGTCTTAATTGGTGTATTGGCTTAGCAGTGCAGGCCCAGGATGTGTTAGTTGGTTTAACTTCTATAGGTGGGTCACAGAACGAGGGTACCGCATTTACCATTAAAAGCGATGGTTCAGGTTTTACGGTGCGTCATAGATTTGCCATATCGGGTCAAATTCCTTACGGCGATTTAATCAAAAACAACGATGGTTACTTCTACGGCATGACTTCGCGCGGTGGGGCTTATGGCTACGGTACTATTTTTAAAATGACAGCAAACGGCACGGTTACTATTCTGCATAGCTTTAACAATACTGTTAGCGGAGCTAACCCACAGGGTAGCTTAAAAAAAGCCAGCGATGGTAACTTGTACGGCATGACCTACAAAGGGGGGGCTTATAATTACGGTACTATTTTTAAAATTACTCCGGGGGGCACGCTTACCGTGCTGCGCAGCCTCGATTATACCAATGATGGTGGGTACCCGTACGAAAACTTAATTCAAGCCAGCGACGGTAATTTCTACGGATTGACATTAGGAGGAGGAAGTACGGGCAATGGTACTATTTTTAAAATTACGCTGGGGGGCGATTATACCGTACTGCGCAGTTTCGTTTCTGCTACTGACGGCGCTAATCCATACGGCAGTCTGGTGCAAGGGGCGGACGGCAACCTGTACGGCACGACTTCCGTGGGCGGTACGAATAATCAAGGCACTATCTTCCGGATATCATTAAGTGGTACCTTTACGGTGCGGCGCCATTTAAATTATACTACGGATGGGGCCTTCCCAACGGGGAACAACTTAATAGTGGGCGCTGATGGTAATTTTTACGGGATGATGTACCAAGGGGGTACTTTTGGTTACGGTACCTTGTTTAAAATGACTCCCGGCGGCACTTATACGGTTCTCAAAAACCTGAATTATACCGCGGATGGAGGTTACCCGAAGGGCAGTTTGGTGCAGAATACGGATGGCAATTTTTACGGTATCATGCAATCGGGTGGCAGTGTAGGTTACGGTACTTTATTTAAAATGACTCCGGGTGGTACCTATACGGTTCTCAAAAATTTGGCTTACACCGACGGGGGCAATGCCCAGGGTAGCCTGGTTCGTAACAGCACCGATGGTAATTTTTACGGCATGACTTCTTTCGGCGGCGCTACCGATGGCGGCACTATTTTCCGGCTTACGCCCGGCGGCACCTTTACCCGGCTCGTTCAATTTCCGGAAGCAAGTAAAGGCATCCGCCCAATTGGTAATTTAATTCAAGCCCGCGATGGTAATTTTTACGGTACTACCTTAACAGGGGGATTAATGAAGGCGGTACCATCTTTAAGTTTTGCAGTGGTACTTTTGCCGGGATAA
- a CDS encoding choice-of-anchor tandem repeat GloVer-containing protein: MNEGGTIFKFCSGTFAGIKAFNNPTTGNSLTGYSPQSGLVQGSDGNFYGTATSGGTYGFGTIYKITPGGTYTVLWNLDGTNDGRYSYGSLVQGSDGYLYGMTQGGGTYNHGTIFKINTSGTVFTVLKQLDYSTTGGSPYGSLVRGKDNNFYGMTYYGGSIGYGTVFKITSNGDLTVIKNFDFANGGYPFRNSLVQGADGFFYGMTNTGGASSTGVVFKISPNGDTFLVLRDFDSTTDGGYPQGDLVQGTDGRFYGLNNSGGINGFGTIFRISTSGTFQVLRHLNIATDGGSPIGSLVLQKANPTANAQSVTTAVNTAKAITLTGSGGSPVTYSIVASPAHGTLSGSGANRTYTPEPGYTGTDSFTFTVTWGCQTSSAKTVTITVGAPTAIRLNTGGPAVGSFSADNHFSGATSISTTDLAIANTTNDALYQDNRRATTTGGSFNYNIPVPNGVYTVKLHFAEVFFTTTGKRKFNVTAEGNSWLTNYDIYAAADGVRRAVVVTKNITVSGNTLNLNFVSTVDKACVSAIEVLPVAGAERLAEEVPTEAENTIILGLYPNPVHNQFMVQLSEPLDNPQTSVRDAAGVEVLHNPHQVISSDQLQVNVETLKPGLYLLQVHSKQGYQTMKFLKE, translated from the coding sequence ATTAATGAAGGCGGTACCATCTTTAAGTTTTGCAGTGGTACTTTTGCCGGGATAAAAGCCTTTAATAATCCTACTACTGGGAATAGTCTAACTGGTTATAGTCCGCAAAGCGGCTTAGTGCAGGGTTCCGATGGTAATTTTTACGGCACCGCCACTTCCGGAGGAACTTACGGCTTCGGCACCATCTATAAAATAACGCCGGGAGGCACTTATACGGTACTTTGGAACCTGGATGGTACCAACGACGGGCGCTATTCTTACGGCAGTTTGGTGCAAGGCTCCGATGGGTATCTCTACGGCATGACCCAAGGAGGTGGTACCTACAATCACGGGACTATTTTTAAAATAAATACATCAGGTACTGTTTTTACCGTACTAAAACAACTAGATTATAGCACTACCGGCGGTTCTCCGTACGGCAGCCTGGTGCGGGGCAAAGACAATAATTTTTACGGCATGACTTATTACGGGGGGAGTATTGGCTATGGCACAGTGTTTAAAATTACGTCTAATGGCGATTTGACTGTTATCAAAAACTTTGATTTTGCGAATGGCGGTTATCCCTTTCGCAATAGCTTGGTACAAGGCGCCGACGGCTTTTTTTATGGCATGACCAATACGGGCGGTGCTTCTAGTACCGGAGTAGTTTTTAAAATCTCGCCGAATGGCGACACTTTCCTGGTTTTGCGCGACTTCGATAGTACTACCGATGGGGGATACCCGCAAGGAGATTTGGTACAAGGCACTGACGGGCGTTTTTACGGCCTTAACAACAGCGGAGGTATCAATGGTTTCGGCACCATTTTTAGAATTAGTACCAGCGGTACGTTTCAGGTACTCCGCCACCTTAATATTGCTACTGACGGGGGAAGTCCTATTGGGAGTTTAGTATTACAGAAAGCCAATCCAACAGCAAACGCGCAAAGTGTAACTACCGCCGTGAACACCGCTAAAGCAATCACCCTTACTGGCTCCGGCGGATCTCCTGTAACGTACAGCATTGTAGCCTCTCCGGCCCACGGCACCTTAAGCGGCTCGGGCGCTAACCGCACTTATACCCCGGAACCTGGCTATACGGGTACCGATTCGTTTACTTTTACGGTTACCTGGGGTTGCCAAACATCATCTGCTAAAACGGTAACTATTACCGTGGGGGCACCAACGGCCATTCGCCTGAATACGGGCGGCCCGGCAGTGGGTAGCTTTAGCGCTGATAACCATTTTAGTGGAGCAACCAGTATATCTACCACCGATTTAGCTATTGCCAACACCACCAACGATGCCCTGTACCAGGATAACCGCCGGGCAACTACTACGGGTGGGAGCTTTAATTATAACATACCGGTGCCAAACGGAGTGTACACCGTAAAGCTGCATTTTGCCGAAGTATTTTTTACTACCACGGGTAAGCGCAAGTTTAACGTAACTGCCGAGGGAAATAGCTGGTTAACCAATTACGATATTTATGCCGCAGCGGACGGTGTACGCCGGGCCGTAGTAGTTACCAAAAATATAACAGTTAGTGGCAATACGCTCAACTTAAATTTTGTTTCTACGGTGGATAAAGCGTGTGTATCGGCGATTGAGGTATTACCGGTTGCTGGTGCCGAACGACTGGCCGAGGAGGTGCCAACCGAAGCAGAAAACACCATTATCTTGGGTCTTTATCCTAATCCGGTTCATAATCAGTTTATGGTACAATTAAGTGAGCCCCTGGATAACCCCCAAACTTCGGTGAGAGATGCGGCCGGAGTCGAAGTACTGCACAATCCGCACCAGGTAATTAGCAGCGATCAGTTGCAAGTAAATGTCGAGACCTTAAAGCCGGGCTTGTATTTATTGCAAGTACATTCCAAGCAAGGTTATCAAACGATGAAATTTTTAAAAGAATAA